GGACCCTGGTGGGCAACCAGCCCCCCAATGGCCGCATGCTGGTGACGCGCGACGCCGGGCTCCTGCTGCCCGGCTACGAGAGCTTCGGCACCATCATCATCCAGTACGTCTTCCCGCCCGGCGTGCAGGGGGTAAGATGGGGCCGGTGGCTCCCACCAACAGAGCAGGGACCTGTGGGGGGTTCTgcctgccccaaaaccccagTGGCTCGGGTGAAGGGAGGGAGCCCAGGCCGTGATGGGTGACACCAAAGCAAAGCCCAAACCCTGCTGGGTGCCCCAGCCCTATAGCCTTGGGCACAGCACCATGGCAATGCTGTGTGTCACTGGTAGCTCTGGATGACCCCAGGCCCTGCTGGGTGCCCCCAGCCCCATACCCATGGGTACCCTGACCCCCAAGGCCCTGCTGGGTCACTCAAGGTCCCCCCCACCCGCAGGAGGAGCACCCCAACCCTGGCGTGCGCTACCCGGGCACCACACGCGTGGCGTACCTGCCTGACTGCCCCGAGGGCAACAAGGTGCTGGGGCTGTTCCGCAAGGCCTTCGCCCAGCGCCTCACCTTCACCGTGGGCACCTCCATGACCACGGGCAGGGCCAACGTCATCACCTGGAACGACATCCACCACAAGACCAGCTGCACCGGCGGGCCCCAGCTGTATGGCACCCATGGGGGGGATCTGTGGGGGGATACCCCAGGGGGATGGAGGCCTGGGGTAGGGGTACCCCTGGAAGTGGGGCATCTGTGGGGGTAGCCATGGGGCTCAGGGTCATCCCAGGGGAAGGGGTGAGAACCCCTGGGGTGACAGGACCCCACCTggatggggaggggggcacCCGTGGAGGGATGTACTCATGGGTGGGGACACCCCTGGGGATTGGAGGTACCCGGGGGGGGACACCCCTGTGGGCAGGGGTTGAGGGTATGGGGGTACCTGGGGTGGGGGCCTTGGGGTAGGGGGAGCCCCTGTGGCAGGGGAAGAGCCTGGGTACGAACACCCTTGGTGGGGGGGCACCCTGGGGTGGGGACCCCCAAAACCAGGCTATGGGTCCCTGGGGGTATGAAGGTGGGGGCACCCACTGAGCTGccccccccacacccctccAGGTTTGGGTACCCCGACCCCACGTACCTGGCACgggtgcaggaggagctgcGGGCAAAGGGCATCACCGAGGACTGAACCgggggggggcactgggacACCCCCCCTGGAAAACGGGGACATCCCCCCAGGGCACCGGGATTCCCCTGGAGGGGGAAACAAGGACCATGGCAgggcccggggcgggggggggttggtgccctgggggggggggcggccgGTTAATTTAttaattgattttttatttcccccccccaaTCTGTAACTTTGATCCAATAAAAATATGCAACGATGCGAGGGGGGGTCggggggcagagctgggggcgGGGCAGGAGGTTTGTGGGGATTGGGATGGAGTGGAATGGCAACACTGGGAGGGCGGCACCGATGTGGAGGCACCAGGATGGAGACCTGAGAATGGGGACACCAGGATGGGGGATGTTGGGGTGGGGACCCCAGCATAGGGGACTCCAGGAGGGAGACGTTGGGATGGGGATTTCAGGGTGCGAACGCTGGGATGGGAACACCAGGATGGGAGCATGGAAACGGGACACCGAGATGGGGCCGCTGGGATGTGCCCCTCGTGTGCCCGTGTTCGTGCGTCCCCCGGCAGGAGCAGGACGGGGACGGACGGGAGGACCCAGGGGAGCCCCTCAGTTTAGGCCATGCCCCCACCTCAGCCTGGCTAATGCCCCAGAAAGGCCACGCCCCATCTCGAAGCCACTCCCCAGCCCCCGTAACGTCACCCGCGGCAGTAAATAGGGCGCGCTCGGAGGGGCGGGACCAGTAACGAGGCAGAGTCCGGTGTCGTCAAAATCTCTCCATCCATTGGGTAGAAAAGGGGCGGGGAGAGGGAAGCCCCGCCCCCTGAGGCCGGGAGGGGATATGGGGAGAATAGAAAACAGGGGGGGGCATAAAATGGGGGTACCTGTCACGTGGGTTCCCGGGGGGGGGGCTGGAACCACCCCCCCCACAGTAGAAAAGAGCtaaaaactggggggggggggggggtgtttgcgCAGGGTGGACACGGGGCCGGGGGGACACTGGGGTAAACCATGGGGCTGCCCACCCCCATGGCGTGGCCCATAGGGCCCCCTAGGGGGATGGCCCATCATAGGGTGGCCCATGGAGGTGGCCTATGGGGTTGTCACCCTCCCCGGGGGTTGTCCATGGGGTGGCACATGGGGCTGGTCCCTCCCCCAGGGTGGTCCATGGGGGTTGTCCATGGGGTAACCCATGGGATGGCACATGGTGGTTGTCGTGTCTGTCCCGTCCCCTCCCCCAAGAGTGGCCCATTGGGGTGCCCGTGGGTGATGGCCCATGGGCAGTGCCCCTCAGGTTGTGACCCATGGTGGCAGCATCCCATGGGGTTGCCCCGCGAGTGGTGGCCAGTGGGGTGCCCCATACAGGTTACTGCCCCTGGGATGGCAGCTCATGGGGTTGCCCGTGTGTGGGTCCACGGAGTGTCCCTTTGGGATGTCCCCCATTGGGTGGCCCATGGGTTTGCCCATAGCGTGCCCCATTGGGTGTCCCATGACGGTTCTCCCCCTCCTGGGTGGTGGCCCATAGTGTGACCCATAGCATGACCCACGGGTCTGCCCGTAGCTTTGCCCATAGGGTGTCCCAGTGGGTGTCCCATGGTGGTTCCCCCCCCCGGGCTGGTGCCCATGGGTTTGCCCATAGCTTTGCCCATGTGGTGTCCCGGTGGGTGTcccatgctggctgtccccGCGGGTGGCCGGGGGAGGGTTTAGTTGCCGGCCATGCACTTGAAGCGGTTCTTGAAGAAGAAGAGGCGATGCTTGAGGCTGAGGCTGTCGTCGCGCGCCGCCGGGTACCGGTACCGCGCATACTGGCGCTCGCCCTCGGAGCGGCGCCACGGCAGCGCCAGCTTGGACGCGTGATCCACAACCACGTCCTCACAGGAGCCCACGTGCAGCACCCCCAGCCCGTCAATGAAGAACTCTTTGAGGGCGGGACAGGAACCCCATGAGCTTCGCATGTCCCCATATCCCACATCCCCCTGTTCCACGTCCCCCTGTCCCATATCCCAcatcccatatccccatgtcccatatTCCCACATCCCATGTCCCCATATCATCCCCCCATATCCCACATCCCCATGTTccatatccccatatcccacatccccatgtcccatatcctATATCCCCACatcccatgtcccatatcccacATCTCCCCATCCCATGTCCCTATATCCCCACAGCCCATATCTCATGTCCCATATTCCCATATCCCACATCTCCCCATCCCACGTCCCTGTGTCCCCACACCCCGTATCTCCTGTCCCGCATCTCCCCCCGCTCACCGAGGTGCGCCACTCGCCGAAGCCGGGGGTCGAACCCCACCTGCCGGACCTTGTCCGTCCGGGCCAGGAAGAAGTTGACGACGCCGTCGGTGACGACGCAGTCCGGGAAGCCCGCGAGGCGGTGATGGaagccgggccgggcccgcaGGCAGTccccgcccgcgccgcccgcccgcacCGAGAGCCGCTGCCGGTACGTGGTGGTGAACCCGGTGATCTCCCGCACAGCGCCACCCACCTGCGGGAGCGGGAACGGCACCGGGGTCGCTGCGGGATCCGGACGGGAGCGGGGAATGGGAGCGGAgacgggaacgggaacgggaacaGACACGGGAATGGGAACGGAAAGGGAACGGGAACAGAAACGGGAATGGGAACGGGAACAGACATGGGAATAGGAATGGGAACAgaaatgggaatgggaatgggaacaGACAAGGGAACAGGAAtggaacagaaaagggaaagagaatggGAACAGAAACAGGAATGGGAATAGTCACGGGCattggaaagggaaagggaacaAGAAATGGGAACAGGAATAGGAATGGGAAAACGAATAGGAATGGGAATAGGAGCAAACAcgggaatgggaatggaacaGACATGGGAATGGGACCCAcgagcaccagcaccagcaacAGGAACCTTGACCCCGGCATTGGCACTGGGAACAGGAACCCCAGCATCGGCACCGGGAATGGGACCTGAACCCGAGATCCAGCACTGGCCCTGGGCACCAGGAACAGGGTGAGAACAGCACCCGAGAGCCCTGGGACTGGTACAGGACCGGGATGGGAACTGGATCCCTGCCGTTAGCACCGGGAAAGGGTTGGGAGCAGCACCCGAGACcctgggaaggggctgggacACGAGAGCCCCAGCATCGACCTGCGGGACCGGGAGCTCCTGCATCACCCACCCGCAGCCCCGCCAGCGCCGGGGCACCTCTGGGCCCCCCCCGGGTACCAGGACCCCCCCGCACCAGGTCCAGGCTGGTTCTCTCCAGCACGTCCACGAGCTTCTCGAGCCGTGTGCGGGGCGTGAAGATGAAGTCGTCGTCCACCCACAGCACGTACTTGGTGGTGACCTGGGACACAGCCAGGTTCCGCCCCGCGAACCAGCCCTGCAGGGACAGCGTCAGCCCCATGCCTGCCCCACTGCACCCACGGCATCCAACGGCGCCCCACAGCACGAAATGGTAACCCCATGGCaccccacagcatcccatggtAACCCCATGGCATCCCACAGCACTCAGAGCACCTGATGGCACCTACAGCACCCCAAGGCACCCAATTTCATCCCATAGCACCTAacagcatcccacagcaccccatggcactccacAGCAATCcatggcacccacagcaccccatgGAACCCCATGGCAGCCCAcatcaccccacagcaccccacagCGTCCTATGGCACCCCCAATGCTCCACAGCACCCCATGGCACCCATGGCGGAGTACAGCCAGCACCTTGCCGAAGGGCATGACGTAGTGCTCCAGGTGGGGCCCGCTGAGGGGCTCGGGCCGGGGGCTGTCGTCAGCCACCACCACAGTGACGCCGGGGTAGAAGCGGCGAATGCTGGAGAGGAGCCCCCGCAGCTTCTCGTAGCGCAGGAAGGTTTTGGTGGCGATGGTGACCAGCGCAGAGACATTGTACCCTGGGggggcagccagggctgggagcCGGGGGGTGGATCCCCACCAGGGAACGGGGCAGAGCCGTGGGGGGAAAGGGAGTGGGGCACAGGGGACACTGAGGGCAATGGGGGTGGCACTGGGAGGGCACAGGAGGTACCGAGGGCACTGGGGGGACACTGAGGGCATGGAGGGGGCACTGAGGGCACAGGGGAGGCACTGGGAGAGCACTGGGGGGACACTGAGGGCACTGGGGCTCAGTCCTGGTCACCTCCGTCACCGTCGCTGTCCCCGGGCCCGTAGAGCCTCGGCGCGGGCGGGTGCCGGATGCGGATGGCGAAGGCGGCCTCGTGCCCGTGGGTGCAGAACTGCACTGGAGGGGCAGCGGGCGCTGGGCGGCACCAGCACCCCCCACCGCAGGCACCCCCACCCCATCCACTGACCCCATGGGCCAGCACCCACCTGAGCCCACCCATGGACCAGTTCTCATCCACATCCCACCCATGGACCAGCACCCACCCACATCACACCCATGGACCCCCACCCATCCACATTGCACCCATGGACCAGCTCCCATCCACTTCCCACCCATGGACCAGCTCCTATCCACATCCCACCCATGGACCCCCACCCATCCACATTGCACCCATGGACCAGCTCCCATCCACATCCCACCCATGGACCAGGACCCATCCAGAGCCCCCCCTGGGCCCAGCACCCACCGATGTCGGCGGTGTCGGGGTGGAACACGGTGTTGGTGTAGGTGACGAACTGGAGCTGCCGGTTGAGGTGGTCCAGGCGGGTGCTGGCCATGGAGAGGTGGGGCTGCCCCTCGCCGCGCAGCAGCACCCCCTCCACCACCGCGGCCACCGCCAGTGTCCCCATGGAGGCCGTCAGGTTCAcctggggcaatgggggcaatggggggccaTGTCCCAGGGTGTGCCCTCGATCTGCGCCCCccgccctccccccccccctcacctcATAGCTCTCCCTGCCGGCCGCCTGCAGGCTGAGCCCTGTGGGACCGGAGATGGGGGCAGATGAGTGGGACAGAGGCCTCTTGACCCCTGCCCCACAGCGCCCTCCCCGGCCCCCGGCCCCTCTCACCGGGCACCAGCACCGTCTGCAGAGGCCGCACCTCCACCCCCTGCGCTGGGTACTCCAGGGGCGAGTTAGCGCGAACGATGAGGAGGCGATCGGCTGGAGACTGCACCCTGTGGGGAGCGCGCAGTGGCTgccctgccccatagcgcccTGCCGCATAGCGCCCTGCCCCACGGTGACCCTTGTTCGTCCCACCCTGCCCCACACGACACCGGGGAGTCCCATCCTGCCCAATGCAGATCCCCAGCAGGCCCCGTCCTGCCCCACCGTGACCCCGCTGCCCCCGCCCCCGCCGCTCACCGCTGCCGGTACGAGCGGAACTCGCGCtcccgctgctgctgcagccgccgCTCGCTGGGGCCGAGGCTGCTGCCGAAGTCAACGGCGCCGCGGCCCTGCCCGAAGAGCGGCCCCGGCTCCGCCGCGCACGAGCACCCGTTCCCgggcagcagcctgcagggGGTGGAGCGGAGCCGTACGGACCAGCATGGACCCGTATGGGCCAATATGGACCATTGTGGATGCGTATGGACCCGTATGGACCCGTATGGACCAGTATGGACCATTGTGGATGCGTATGGACCCGTATGGACCCATATGGACCAGTATGGACCATTGTGGATGCGTATGGACCAGCATGGACCCGTATGGACCACAGTGGACCCATATGGACCAGTATGAACTAGCATGCACCAGTATGGACCAGCTTAGACCTGTATGGACCAGAATGGATCAGTATGCACCAGCATGGACCCGTATGGACTAGTATGGGCCAGAATGGACCACTATGGACCCGTATGGACCAGCATGGACCCATATGGACCAGTATGGGCCTGTACGGACCAGTATGGACTGACATGGACCACCAGTATGGAACAGCATGTGCCAGCATAGCCTCACCACCCACCCTGACACCTCCTCAGCATCACCAATCACCccaccacagccccatggctccagcccccagccccagggtgccccatccctgcagtccCTGGTCTCACCACCCTTGGGTGCCCCCCAAAGCATGGGTCCCCCCAGCAACGGCTGCTCCCACCCATGGGTGCCACTACCGAGGTTCTCATGTCTATGGATTCCCCCACCCATGGGTACTCACACCCCACGCGTGCCCCTCTCTGAGGTGCTCCCCACCCTTGGGTTCCCCCATCCATGGGTACTCCCCCACCCATAGGTGCCACCCAATGGGTCCCCCAACCCGTGGGCACTccccacccatgggtgccaTCATCCCCCCGCACGAATAACCCCCACCCATGTGCCCTCCCACACCCCCACCGTGGGCCCCGCCCTCACTCGATGACGTCACGGCGCAGGCGGAAGGGCACGTGCGGGTAGGCGCGCGCGGGTCCCCGCGGGGGGGGCGGCAGGCGGGGGGGGCCGCTCAGGTCCACGCTGGGGGGGCCCGCGGGCACCCAGAGGTGCAGCAGCAGCGCGAGCGCCGAGGCCACGCCCACCGCCAGCGCGCACGAGCGCGGCGCGCCCCGCATGCTGCGGCCGGCAGGGGGCGCTACAGTAGCGAGAGGGGGCAGAGCGTGACCCCGAGCGACCCCGACAACACACTG
This genomic window from Lathamus discolor isolate bLatDis1 chromosome 23, bLatDis1.hap1, whole genome shotgun sequence contains:
- the B4GALNT1 gene encoding beta-1,4 N-acetylgalactosaminyltransferase 1 isoform X2 — encoded protein: MRGAPRSCALAVGVASALALLLHLWVPAGPPSVDLSGPPRLPPPPRGPARAYPHVPFRLRRDVIELLPGNGCSCAAEPGPLFGQGRGAVDFGSSLGPSERRLQQQREREFRSYRQRVQSPADRLLIVRANSPLEYPAQGVEVRPLQTVLVPGLSLQAAGRESYEVNLTASMGTLAVAAVVEGVLLRGEGQPHLSMASTRLDHLNRQLQFVTYTNTVFHPDTADIVQFCTHGHEAAFAIRIRHPPAPRLYGPGDSDGDGGYNVSALVTIATKTFLRYEKLRGLLSSIRRFYPGVTVVVADDSPRPEPLSGPHLEHYVMPFGKGWFAGRNLAVSQVTTKYVLWVDDDFIFTPRTRLEKLVDVLERTSLDLVGGAVREITGFTTTYRQRLSVRAGGAGGDCLRARPGFHHRLAGFPDCVVTDGVVNFFLARTDKVRQVGFDPRLRRVAHLEFFIDGLGVLHVGSCEDVVVDHASKLALPWRRSEGERQYARYRYPAARDDSLSLKHRLFFFKNRFKCMAGN
- the B4GALNT1 gene encoding beta-1,4 N-acetylgalactosaminyltransferase 1 isoform X3; protein product: MLVHTGPYGSTVVHTGPCWSIRIHNGPYWSIWVHTGPYASTMVHTGPYGSIRVHTHPQWSILAHTGPCWSVRLRSTPCRLLPGNGCSCAAEPGPLFGQGRGAVDFGSSLGPSERRLQQQREREFRSYRQRVQSPADRLLIVRANSPLEYPAQGVEVRPLQTVLVPGLSLQAAGRESYEVNLTASMGTLAVAAVVEGVLLRGEGQPHLSMASTRLDHLNRQLQFVTYTNTVFHPDTADIGYNVSALVTIATKTFLRYEKLRGLLSSIRRFYPGVTVVVADDSPRPEPLSGPHLEHYVMPFGKGWFAGRNLAVSQVTTKYVLWVDDDFIFTPRTRLEKLVDVLERTSLDLVGGAVREITGFTTTYRQRLSVRAGGAGGDCLRARPGFHHRLAGFPDCVVTDGVVNFFLARTDKVRQVGFDPRLRRVAHLEFFIDGLGVLHVGSCEDVVVDHASKLALPWRRSEGERQYARYRYPAARDDSLSLKHRLFFFKNRFKCMAGN
- the B4GALNT1 gene encoding beta-1,4 N-acetylgalactosaminyltransferase 1 isoform X1; translation: MLVHTGPYGSTVVHTGPCWSIRIHNGPYWSIWVHTGPYASTMVHTGPYGSIRVHTHPQWSILAHTGPCWSVRLRSTPCRLLPGNGCSCAAEPGPLFGQGRGAVDFGSSLGPSERRLQQQREREFRSYRQRVQSPADRLLIVRANSPLEYPAQGVEVRPLQTVLVPGLSLQAAGRESYEVNLTASMGTLAVAAVVEGVLLRGEGQPHLSMASTRLDHLNRQLQFVTYTNTVFHPDTADIVQFCTHGHEAAFAIRIRHPPAPRLYGPGDSDGDGGYNVSALVTIATKTFLRYEKLRGLLSSIRRFYPGVTVVVADDSPRPEPLSGPHLEHYVMPFGKGWFAGRNLAVSQVTTKYVLWVDDDFIFTPRTRLEKLVDVLERTSLDLVGGAVREITGFTTTYRQRLSVRAGGAGGDCLRARPGFHHRLAGFPDCVVTDGVVNFFLARTDKVRQVGFDPRLRRVAHLEFFIDGLGVLHVGSCEDVVVDHASKLALPWRRSEGERQYARYRYPAARDDSLSLKHRLFFFKNRFKCMAGN